From the genome of Seriola aureovittata isolate HTS-2021-v1 ecotype China chromosome 18, ASM2101889v1, whole genome shotgun sequence:
AGTAGATGGCGCTAAGTCTTAAATTATTTAGTTTAGCATTGCTGTGAagcatttcctgtgtttttttttttttttttttttttttttttagtaaacaCACAGGAGCGATTATTTTAATCAATGATCACTTGTAGTTTCTTCCCCCCATGTGAGTAAAACTCTCATTTGACAGATTGAGGTGGATGACATGGGGAAGATTGTGGATGCCAGGTTCAAAACCTTCGGCTGTGGCTCTGCTATTGCCTCAAGCTCTCTGGTCACTGAGTGGGTGAAGGGCAAATCTGTAAGTGAACTTGTTACAATCATGAAACTGCTTTCACACTTTCATTCTTCCTCTTTATTCTGCTCTGCTCATGTGTCATCATTGACTGGTAATGGTTTTGTGGTTACTGAAgctaaagtgtgtgttttcttttcaggtgGATGAAGCTTTGACCATAAAGAATACTGACATTGCCAAAGAGCTCAGTCTTCCACCGGTGAAACTTCACTGCTCCAGTAAGTCTTCAGTGAATCCGTCTCATGAGTTTCTTCTTTTCCAAACTGTCCCACGTATCTATGAATATTCAACCTTTAATTCCTGTTCCTCCCCAGTGCTTGCGGAGGATGCCATCAAGGCTGCTCTGGCTGACTATCGCCTCAAGCAAGACGATGGCCAGCAGGAGGCAGTCAGGGCCAGCAATTAAACGGAGCACTTCCACTCTTGAGCTGGACACCACTGCTTGCTTCCCACTGCCAGGAGGAGAAATAGCAGTACTCCACATTCCTGCAGTATTGATAACGCACACCTAATCTGTTGATGACAAGTACAATCGTCAACCCTCTGTAGCAGTGTTACACCAGGCTTAGTCTGTGGTCCTCTAACCCCGCATACTCTGTCTTTTAGCCTGTCACGTAAACGCACAATGTAAGCACTGTTTGGGTTGTTGGTACAAAGTTGAGCCTTATTTTTGAGATTGTGATATATTTCAAGATTTCGAGCTTGAGGAGTGTACACGTGGAATGGTGCGATGGAGATATTGATAAAGCTAAGAGCTGTTGAAGTATCCTGTCTGCACCCTAAAGCACTGACCTTTTGATATGCAATGAAGCAAAGTGGCTTGAAAAAATGAAAGGGTCCACTGGTTTTTAGTGTAATTTCTAATCATTAGTAATTAGTAATGCTTCCTTGAAAATCTGCAATAAAACTATCCCAAATCatgtcttgtgtttgtttttgcttgcaATTTACTACTTtgaacatgaataaaatatatttttcatgttatgcAGTTTGACACATAAATGGAAAAGCACAGTGTATCTAATTTTGGTAACGATGGACAATGCACAATTTAATGGTTATGGAACTTGATTACCTAAATTACATGCATTTGTTCTAAAAACTTATATACTCCAGTGCTTCTCCTGCTATAACATGTCAAGATGGGGTCTATGATTAAAAAGGTCTGTAATTCAGGAGGTGAACTGAGAATATATGAATTTTATTGTGCttacataaaaccaaaactcaTCTGTGAAAGGCTGTCAGTGCTCAATGTTTTTGCACAGAAATACAAGGTAACTGGGACCATACCACTACATGTTTACTGAAGTGGCCGCTATGCAGGAATGCTCAAGGATTAAagcagacaacaacaacaacaaagaaaaataaccccataaaaggaaatatttttgtACCAGACATTAGTGCATGAGacatgtttataaaatgtcataatatccAGTTAGAGGAAAGCTCTGCTGTACGTGCACTTT
Proteins encoded in this window:
- the LOC130186611 gene encoding iron-sulfur cluster assembly scaffold protein IscU-like, with protein sequence MAGTVANKCLSPLAFITRRVSAPEFITQCCYHKKVVDHYENPRNVGSLDKNSKSVGTGLVGAPACGDVMKLQIEVDDMGKIVDARFKTFGCGSAIASSSLVTEWVKGKSVDEALTIKNTDIAKELSLPPVKLHCSMLAEDAIKAALADYRLKQDDGQQEAVRASN